The Montipora capricornis isolate CH-2021 chromosome 3, ASM3666992v2, whole genome shotgun sequence genome window below encodes:
- the LOC138040362 gene encoding uncharacterized protein, protein MVTVQVGGVNLRMLIDSGASSNIIDEGTWEQLKVKGVECESQVATRDKKLYPYASSQPLPVKGSFKCTVSVCDRSTKAEVLVIKGRGMSLLGKITATELGVLKVGINIAMVTSKADNLKQQ, encoded by the coding sequence ATGGTCACCGTACAAGTAGGAGGAGTAAACCTTAGGATGTTAATAGACTCTGGGGCGAGCAGCAACATTATTGACGAGGGGACGTGGGAACAGCTTAAGGTGAAGGGAGTGGAATGTGAATCACAAGTGGCTACCCGAGACAAGAAGCTATACCCATATGCGTCTAGTCAGCCACTGCCAGTTAAGGGTAGTTTTAAGTGCACAGTGAGTGTTTGTGATAGATCCACCAAAGCTGAAGTCTTGGTGATTAAAGGTAGAGGGATGTCACTGCTTGGAAAGATCACAGCCACAGAACTGGGGGTGTTAAAAGTTGGCATTAACATTGCTATGGTAACAAGTAAAGCTGACAATTTAAAACAGCAGTAG